A region from the Toxotes jaculatrix isolate fToxJac2 chromosome 2, fToxJac2.pri, whole genome shotgun sequence genome encodes:
- the LOC121192371 gene encoding serine/arginine-rich splicing factor 6-like isoform X2 — protein sequence MPRVYIGRLSYHVREKDIQRFFSGYGKLMEIDLKNGYGFVEFEDNRDADDAVYELNGKELCGERVIVEHARGPRRDRDGYGSGYSSRSRSGRDKYGPPVRTEYRLIVENLSSRCSWQDLKDFMRQAGEVTYADAHKERTNEGVIEFRTQSDMKRALDKLDGTDINGRKIRLVEDRPRRRRSYSGSRSRSRSRRRSRSRSHRSRSSRSRSRSHSRSRSRSNKRRNRSRSRSGRKSRSKSGERKSRSRNRRSRSRSRKSKSRSRSRKSRSRSADRKSKSRSKSRSKVKSERDSRSRSKEMTGDKKSRSRSASPVENGKEERAAKSASRSPSPQEDDRRSKSREKRSASRSKSRSRSGSRSGSRSRSPSQD from the exons ATGCCTCGGGTTTATATCGGACGACTGAGCTATCATGTCCGCGAAAAAGATATTCAGCGATTTTTCAGCGGATATGGGAAGCTCATGGAAATCGATTTAAAGAACGG ATATGGATTCGTGGAATTCGAGGATAACCGGGACGCCGACGATGCCGTATATGAGCTGAACGGGAAGGAGCTGTGCGGGGAGCGTGTGATCGTCGAACACGCCCGGGGGCCGCGGCGAGACCGAGATGGCTACG gtAGCGGTTATAGCAGCAGGAGCCGCTCTGGCAGGGATAAGTATGGACCCCCAGTCCGTACTGAGTACCGTCTCATCGTGGAGAACTTGTCCAGCCGCTGCAGCTGGCAGGACCTCAAG gacTTTATGCGTCAGGCAGGGGAGGTGACCTACGCTGATGCCCACAAGGAACGCACCAACGAGGGAGTGATCGAGTTCCGGACTCAGTCGGACATGAAGAGAGCTCTGGACAAGCTGGATGGTACAGACATCAACGGCCGGAAGATTCGCCTGGTGGAAGACCGGCCTCGCAGACGAAGATCCTACTCTGGCAGCCGCTCCAG ATCCCGCAGTCGCCGCCGTTCCCGCAGCAGGAGCCACAGGAGCAGGAGCTCCCGGAGTCGCTCCAGATCCCACTCCAG GTCTCGTTCCCGCAGCAACAAGAGACGTAATCGTTCCCGCTCCAGATCTGGAAGGAAGTCTCGCTCCAAGTCAGGAGAAAGGAAATCACGTTCTCGTAATCGCAGGTCACGTTCTCGATCCCGCAAATCCAAATCCCGTTCACGCTCCCGCAAGTCCCGTTCCCGCTCAGCCGACCGAAAATCCAAATCCCGTTCAAAGAGCCGTTCTAAGGTAAAGTCAGAGCGGGATTCTCGCAGTCGATCTAAGGAGATGACTGGTGACAAGAAGTCCCGCAGTCGTTCGGCTTCCCCAGTCGAGAACGGGAAGGAGGAGCGTGCAGCCAAGTCGGCTTCCCGCTCCCCGTCCCCACAGGAGGATGACCGTCGATCCAAGTCCAGGGAGAAACGCTCAGCCTCCCGCTCAAAGTCTCGCTCAAGATCTGGCTCACGGTCTGGCTCACGGTCTAGATCACCTTCTCAGGATTAG
- the LOC121192371 gene encoding serine/arginine-rich splicing factor 6-like isoform X1 produces MPRVYIGRLSYHVREKDIQRFFSGYGKLMEIDLKNGYGFVEFEDNRDADDAVYELNGKELCGERVIVEHARGPRRDRDGYGGGYWGGGRSSGYSSRSRSGRDKYGPPVRTEYRLIVENLSSRCSWQDLKDFMRQAGEVTYADAHKERTNEGVIEFRTQSDMKRALDKLDGTDINGRKIRLVEDRPRRRRSYSGSRSRSRSRRRSRSRSHRSRSSRSRSRSHSRSRSRSNKRRNRSRSRSGRKSRSKSGERKSRSRNRRSRSRSRKSKSRSRSRKSRSRSADRKSKSRSKSRSKVKSERDSRSRSKEMTGDKKSRSRSASPVENGKEERAAKSASRSPSPQEDDRRSKSREKRSASRSKSRSRSGSRSGSRSRSPSQD; encoded by the exons ATGCCTCGGGTTTATATCGGACGACTGAGCTATCATGTCCGCGAAAAAGATATTCAGCGATTTTTCAGCGGATATGGGAAGCTCATGGAAATCGATTTAAAGAACGG ATATGGATTCGTGGAATTCGAGGATAACCGGGACGCCGACGATGCCGTATATGAGCTGAACGGGAAGGAGCTGTGCGGGGAGCGTGTGATCGTCGAACACGCCCGGGGGCCGCGGCGAGACCGAGATGGCTACGGTGGGGGTTACTGGGGTGGTGGGCGCA gtAGCGGTTATAGCAGCAGGAGCCGCTCTGGCAGGGATAAGTATGGACCCCCAGTCCGTACTGAGTACCGTCTCATCGTGGAGAACTTGTCCAGCCGCTGCAGCTGGCAGGACCTCAAG gacTTTATGCGTCAGGCAGGGGAGGTGACCTACGCTGATGCCCACAAGGAACGCACCAACGAGGGAGTGATCGAGTTCCGGACTCAGTCGGACATGAAGAGAGCTCTGGACAAGCTGGATGGTACAGACATCAACGGCCGGAAGATTCGCCTGGTGGAAGACCGGCCTCGCAGACGAAGATCCTACTCTGGCAGCCGCTCCAG ATCCCGCAGTCGCCGCCGTTCCCGCAGCAGGAGCCACAGGAGCAGGAGCTCCCGGAGTCGCTCCAGATCCCACTCCAG GTCTCGTTCCCGCAGCAACAAGAGACGTAATCGTTCCCGCTCCAGATCTGGAAGGAAGTCTCGCTCCAAGTCAGGAGAAAGGAAATCACGTTCTCGTAATCGCAGGTCACGTTCTCGATCCCGCAAATCCAAATCCCGTTCACGCTCCCGCAAGTCCCGTTCCCGCTCAGCCGACCGAAAATCCAAATCCCGTTCAAAGAGCCGTTCTAAGGTAAAGTCAGAGCGGGATTCTCGCAGTCGATCTAAGGAGATGACTGGTGACAAGAAGTCCCGCAGTCGTTCGGCTTCCCCAGTCGAGAACGGGAAGGAGGAGCGTGCAGCCAAGTCGGCTTCCCGCTCCCCGTCCCCACAGGAGGATGACCGTCGATCCAAGTCCAGGGAGAAACGCTCAGCCTCCCGCTCAAAGTCTCGCTCAAGATCTGGCTCACGGTCTGGCTCACGGTCTAGATCACCTTCTCAGGATTAG
- the eif2s2 gene encoding eukaryotic translation initiation factor 2 subunit 2, which translates to MSGDEMIFDPNMTKKKKKKKKPFMLDEEGGEGMGGEEAKEVEAKEAEPEAGDDKEMDLDEDEGRKKEPSDDLNDLNFFNQKKKKKKPKKVFDNDIEEGLKELKIEGEQTEALEEDNLDLMLPTKKKKSKKVDFDEGELLEKDDALEDDEGKNNDGISFSSSTGPAWAGSERDYTYDELLNRVFNIMREKNPDMVAGEKRKFVMKPPQVVRVGTKKTSFVNFTDICKLLHRQPKHLLAFLLAELGTSGSIDGNNQLVIKGRFQQKQIENVLRRYIKEYVTCHTCRSPETILQKDTRLYFLQCETCHSRCSVASIKTGFQAVTGKRAQLRAKAN; encoded by the exons ATGTCAGGAGACGAG ATGATTTTTGATCCCAACATGaccaagaaaaagaagaagaagaagaagccctTCATGTTGgatgaggaaggaggagaagggatGGGAGGAGAAGAGGCTAAAGAGGTGGAGGCAAAGGAGGCAGAACCAGAGGCTGGAGATGACAAGGAGATGGATCTGGATGAAGATGAAGGCAGGAAGAAAG AGCCGTCTGATGATTTGAACGACCTGAACTTCTTCAaccagaagaaaaagaagaagaaacccaAGAAAGTATTTGATAATGATATCGAAGAGGGATTAAAG GAGCTTAAAATTGAAGGAGAGCAGACAGAGGCACTGGAGGAGGACAACCTGGATTTGATGCTTCctaccaaaaagaaaaaatcaaaaaaagtaGACTTTGACGAGGGGGAGCTGCTGGAGAAGGACGACG CTCTGGAGGATGATGAGGGGAAGAACAACGATGGAATCTCATTCAGCTCCTCCACAGGACCAGCCTGGGCTGGCTCAGAAAGAGACTACACTTATGATGAG CTCCTGAACCGAGTCTTCAACATCATGAGAGAGAAGAACCCAGACATGGTGGCCGGAGAGAAGAGGAAGTTTGTGATGAAGCCTCCTCAGGTGGTCCGAGTGGGAACCAAGAAAACCTCCTTCGTCAACTTCACAGACATCTGCAAACT GTTGCATCGTCAGCCTAAACATCTCCTCGCTTTCCTGTTGGCTGAGCTGGGAACAAG TGGTTCCATAGACGGAAATAACCAGCTTGTCATCAAAGGCAGATTTCAACAGAAACAGATAGAAAATGTGTTGAGAAGATATATCA AGGAATACGTGACATGTCACACCTGCCGCTCTCCAGAGACCATCCTGCAGAAAGACACTCGTCTCTATTTCCTGCAGTGTGAGACGTGCCACTCCCGCTGCTCCGTCGCCAGCATCAAGACCGGCTTCCAGGCTGTGACAGGCAAGAGGGCGCAGCTCCGCGCCAAAGCCAACTAA